A single window of Cellulomonas sp. NTE-D12 DNA harbors:
- a CDS encoding GNAT family N-acetyltransferase, with the protein MVDGPSADTGVRTHWVTQRSATPGTTTGVHQPPPTTAGIPVVSARPLVKTALCRSIGDVDEVIGAHGQAAHCWCQADRLSGVEQRTLTPTELRGRLADRIAQDLPAPGVIASIGGERVGWCSVAPRVEFVRARSCSAMSVPGIQPDDPGVWSVTCFVVRAGFRRRGVATALLDAAVEHARSSGAGWLEGYPADTSERSEPEGDSLHRGTLHLFLRAGFELVARPRHGRAIVRLEL; encoded by the coding sequence ATGGTCGACGGTCCGTCGGCGGACACCGGAGTGCGGACCCACTGGGTGACGCAACGGTCCGCGACGCCCGGGACCACCACCGGCGTTCACCAGCCGCCGCCCACCACCGCCGGGATCCCCGTGGTCTCCGCCCGTCCGCTGGTGAAGACCGCCCTGTGCCGGTCCATCGGCGACGTGGACGAGGTGATCGGCGCCCACGGGCAGGCGGCACACTGCTGGTGCCAGGCCGACCGGCTGTCCGGTGTCGAGCAGCGGACCCTGACGCCGACGGAGCTGCGCGGCCGGCTCGCCGATCGCATCGCGCAGGACCTGCCTGCCCCCGGGGTGATCGCCAGCATCGGCGGCGAACGGGTCGGCTGGTGCTCCGTGGCGCCGCGCGTGGAGTTCGTGCGCGCCCGCAGCTGCAGCGCGATGTCGGTGCCGGGCATCCAGCCCGACGACCCCGGGGTGTGGTCCGTCACCTGCTTCGTGGTGCGCGCCGGGTTCCGTCGGCGCGGGGTTGCCACCGCCCTGCTCGACGCGGCCGTCGAGCACGCACGCTCGTCCGGCGCCGGCTGGCTCGAGGGGTACCCGGCCGACACGTCCGAGCGGTCCGAGCCCGAGGGCGACTCGCTGCACCGGGGGACGCTGCACCTGTTCCTGCGCGCCGGCTTCGAGCTGGTGGCGCGGCCCCGGCACGGGCGGGCGATCGTCCGGCTCGAGCTGTAG
- a CDS encoding A/G-specific adenine glycosylase: MLDGPAPHSSDAAALHGTLLDWYRDNARDLPWRAPDRTPWGVLVSEVMLQQTPVVRVEPAWRAWMDRWPTPAALAAASTADVLRAWDRLGYPRRALRLQECACTLVQRHGGQVPDDPDELLALPGVGEYTAAAVLAFGFDRRSVVLDTNVRRVLGRLLGGTALPPPAQTVAERQRAAAVVPDDDATAARWAVATMELGALVCTARSPRCAACPVADRCAWLLAGRPDDEHAHRRRTQAFAGTDRQVRGRVMALLREALEPVPATGVEAVWPDRVQLARAVNGLVADGLVEVLVPASDDEPAAYRLPA; the protein is encoded by the coding sequence GTGCTCGACGGCCCGGCTCCGCACTCGTCGGACGCCGCGGCGCTGCACGGCACGCTCCTCGACTGGTACCGGGACAACGCCCGTGACCTGCCGTGGCGGGCGCCGGACCGGACGCCCTGGGGCGTGCTGGTCAGCGAGGTGATGCTGCAGCAGACCCCGGTGGTCCGGGTCGAGCCGGCCTGGCGCGCCTGGATGGACCGCTGGCCCACCCCTGCGGCACTGGCCGCGGCGTCCACGGCGGACGTGCTGCGCGCGTGGGACCGGCTCGGGTACCCCCGGCGCGCGCTGCGGCTGCAGGAGTGCGCGTGCACGCTCGTGCAGCGGCACGGTGGGCAGGTGCCGGACGACCCGGACGAGCTCCTCGCGCTGCCCGGTGTCGGCGAGTACACCGCCGCGGCCGTGCTGGCGTTCGGGTTCGACCGTCGGTCCGTGGTCCTGGACACCAACGTGCGCCGCGTGCTGGGCCGGCTGCTCGGTGGCACCGCCCTGCCACCACCGGCCCAGACGGTCGCGGAGCGGCAGCGCGCCGCCGCCGTGGTGCCCGACGACGACGCCACCGCCGCCCGGTGGGCGGTCGCGACGATGGAGCTCGGCGCGCTGGTGTGCACCGCGCGGTCCCCCCGCTGCGCGGCGTGCCCGGTGGCCGACCGCTGCGCCTGGCTGCTGGCCGGGCGGCCGGACGACGAGCACGCCCACCGACGCCGCACCCAGGCGTTCGCCGGCACCGACCGGCAGGTGCGGGGCCGGGTGATGGCGCTGCTGCGGGAGGCGCTCGAGCCGGTGCCCGCCACCGGCGTGGAGGCCGTGTGGCCCGATCGCGTCCAGCTGGCGCGGGCGGTGAACGGCCTGGTGGCGGACGGTCTGGTCGAGGTTCTCGTCCCCGCGTCGGACGACGAGCCGGCGGCCTACCGACTCCCCGCCTGA
- a CDS encoding amino-acid N-acetyltransferase gives MTGVSEVVVRAALPADVHAVHDLVEPYAEQRILLPKEWVGYYEAVQEFLVAVVDDEVVGCGALHVMWSDLAEIRTLAVRPDQRRHGVGHALLGGLVARARDLGLARVFCLTFEVDFFASHGFQVIQGTPVDPSVYAELLRSHDDGVAEFLDLARVKPNTLGNTRMLLEL, from the coding sequence GTGACCGGCGTGAGCGAGGTCGTGGTCCGGGCCGCCCTGCCCGCCGATGTGCACGCCGTCCACGACCTGGTGGAGCCCTACGCCGAGCAGCGCATCCTGCTGCCCAAGGAGTGGGTCGGCTACTACGAGGCCGTCCAGGAGTTCCTGGTCGCCGTGGTCGACGACGAGGTGGTCGGCTGCGGCGCCCTGCACGTGATGTGGTCGGACCTCGCCGAGATCCGCACGCTGGCGGTCCGCCCGGACCAGCGCCGGCACGGCGTGGGGCACGCTCTGCTCGGCGGGCTCGTGGCGCGGGCCCGGGACCTCGGCCTCGCCCGGGTGTTCTGCCTGACCTTCGAGGTGGACTTCTTCGCCTCGCACGGCTTCCAGGTGATCCAGGGGACGCCGGTGGACCCCTCCGTCTACGCCGAGCTGCTCCGCTCGCACGACGACGGCGTCGCGGAGTTCCTGGACCTGGCGCGCGTGAAGCCGAACACGCTGGGCAACACCCGGATGCTTCTCGAGCTCTAG
- a CDS encoding sugar-binding transcriptional regulator, with protein sequence MYVEREQDVLRAASMYYLQDMKMEVIARHLGTSRSTVSRLIKRARQSGLVEITLRPASTRAPGIGRSLTAAFGVDAYVVAVPDSAGTVERLDQVAMTAAKLLTSWFDSDMVLGVAWGTTLAAVSRYLTPKATRGSVVVQLNGAANMRTSGIEYASDLISSFGTAFGAGVHHFSVPAFFDYPDTKAAMWRERSVRRVLDMQARVDIALFSVGAVAGAVPSHVYSAGYLDDADVQALHDEGVVGDVCTVFLRADGSWADVPLNARATGPTPDELKHIPRRVCVVAGDNKVAPLLAALRAGVVTDLVVDEITATGLLEHVDVPRLGRQRSRT encoded by the coding sequence GTGTACGTGGAGCGGGAGCAGGACGTGCTCCGGGCGGCGTCGATGTACTACCTGCAGGACATGAAGATGGAGGTCATCGCCCGGCACCTGGGCACCTCGCGGTCGACGGTGTCGCGGTTGATCAAGCGCGCGCGGCAGTCCGGCCTGGTCGAGATCACCCTGCGCCCGGCGAGCACGCGTGCACCGGGGATCGGTCGTTCGCTCACCGCGGCGTTCGGCGTGGACGCCTACGTGGTCGCGGTGCCGGACTCCGCCGGGACGGTCGAGCGGCTGGACCAGGTGGCGATGACCGCCGCCAAGCTGCTGACCTCGTGGTTCGACTCCGACATGGTGCTCGGCGTCGCGTGGGGCACCACGCTGGCCGCCGTCTCCCGGTACCTGACCCCGAAGGCCACCCGGGGGTCCGTGGTGGTGCAGCTGAACGGCGCGGCCAACATGCGCACCAGCGGGATCGAGTACGCGTCGGACCTGATCTCGTCGTTCGGGACGGCGTTCGGCGCGGGCGTGCACCACTTCTCGGTGCCCGCCTTCTTCGACTACCCGGACACCAAGGCGGCGATGTGGCGCGAACGGTCCGTGCGCCGCGTGCTGGACATGCAGGCGCGCGTGGACATCGCCCTGTTCAGCGTGGGTGCGGTGGCCGGGGCGGTGCCGAGCCACGTGTACTCGGCCGGGTACCTGGACGACGCCGACGTGCAGGCCCTGCACGACGAGGGCGTGGTGGGCGACGTGTGCACCGTCTTCCTGCGCGCCGACGGCTCGTGGGCCGACGTGCCGCTGAACGCCCGCGCGACCGGGCCCACGCCGGACGAGCTGAAGCACATCCCGCGGCGCGTGTGCGTGGTCGCCGGCGACAACAAGGTCGCACCGCTGCTCGCCGCCCTGCGCGCCGGGGTGGTCACCGACCTGGTGGTGGACGAGATCACCGCCACCGGCCTGCTCGAGCACGTCGACGTGCCGCGGCTCGGGCGGCAGCGCTCGCGGACGTAG
- a CDS encoding glycerol-3-phosphate dehydrogenase/oxidase, with protein MRTAPLTVQARTDSLERLRRSTERDSELDILVIGGGVTGAGIALDAVTRGLDVAMVEAQDWASGTSSRSSKLVHGGLRYLQMLDFHLVHEALTERDLLISKLAPHLVKPVSFLYPLENRVWERAYVGAGVALYDTLATASGTRRAMPIHRHLTRKGMERMFPDLRHDAAIGAIRYWDASVDDARLVETLVRTAVSYGAHAASRTQVLDLHTTTGGAVSGALLEDLETGERFDVRARAVINATGVWTEKTEALARSGGGLRVLASKGIHIVVPRARIQGDTGLILQTEKSVLFIIPWSRYWVIGTTDTPWHQELTHPVATSADIDYVIEHANAVLARPLTRDDVIGVWAGLRPLLQPGTKEGTSSAKVSREHTVASPTPGLTVIAGGKLTTYRVMAKDAVDFAIGSRATTLPSITHEVPLVGAEGLRVFQRQARAIGLRYGWEQHRMDHLLHRYGSLLGELIDLVDARPELAQPLHGAPAYIGAEIVYAATHEGALHLDDVMMHRTRLNYEQADKGVGALDQIADLLAAELGWDAATREKEIEAYKARAKAEHEAAEQPDDASAERVRLQVPDLSPMQPLEGVATPGTGTGSVGPGSAGTTGHA; from the coding sequence ATGAGGACCGCCCCGCTCACCGTCCAGGCCCGGACCGACTCGTTGGAGCGGTTGCGTCGCTCGACGGAGCGGGACTCCGAGCTGGACATCCTGGTGATCGGCGGTGGCGTGACCGGTGCCGGCATCGCGCTCGACGCGGTCACCCGCGGGCTGGACGTGGCGATGGTCGAGGCGCAGGACTGGGCCAGCGGCACGTCCAGCCGCTCGTCCAAGCTGGTGCACGGCGGTCTGCGCTACCTGCAGATGCTCGACTTCCACCTGGTGCACGAGGCGCTGACCGAGCGTGACCTGCTCATCTCCAAGCTGGCCCCGCACCTGGTCAAGCCCGTCAGCTTCCTGTACCCGCTGGAGAACCGCGTCTGGGAGCGCGCCTACGTCGGCGCCGGCGTGGCGCTGTACGACACGCTGGCCACCGCGTCCGGCACCCGCCGGGCGATGCCGATCCACCGCCACCTGACCCGCAAGGGCATGGAGCGGATGTTCCCGGACCTGCGGCACGACGCCGCCATCGGCGCCATCCGGTACTGGGACGCCAGCGTCGACGACGCCCGCCTGGTCGAGACGCTCGTCCGCACCGCCGTCTCCTACGGCGCGCACGCCGCCTCGCGCACCCAGGTGCTCGACCTGCACACCACCACCGGCGGCGCCGTCAGCGGCGCGCTGCTCGAGGACCTGGAGACCGGCGAGCGGTTCGACGTGCGCGCCCGTGCCGTCATCAACGCCACCGGCGTCTGGACGGAGAAGACCGAGGCGCTGGCCCGCAGCGGCGGCGGCCTGCGGGTGCTGGCCAGCAAGGGCATCCACATCGTCGTGCCGCGCGCCCGCATCCAGGGCGACACCGGCCTGATCCTGCAGACCGAGAAGTCGGTGCTGTTCATCATCCCGTGGTCCCGCTACTGGGTGATCGGCACCACGGACACCCCGTGGCACCAGGAGCTGACCCACCCCGTCGCCACCAGCGCGGACATCGACTACGTGATCGAGCACGCCAACGCGGTGCTCGCCCGCCCGCTGACCCGCGACGACGTGATCGGCGTGTGGGCCGGCCTGCGGCCGCTGCTGCAGCCGGGCACCAAGGAGGGCACCAGCTCCGCCAAGGTGTCCCGCGAGCACACCGTCGCCTCCCCCACGCCGGGTCTGACGGTGATCGCCGGCGGCAAGCTGACCACCTACCGCGTGATGGCCAAGGACGCGGTGGACTTCGCCATCGGCTCACGGGCGACGACGCTGCCGTCGATCACCCACGAGGTGCCGCTGGTCGGTGCCGAGGGGCTGCGCGTGTTCCAGCGGCAGGCCCGGGCCATCGGGCTGCGGTACGGCTGGGAGCAGCACCGCATGGACCACCTGCTGCACCGGTACGGCTCGCTGCTCGGCGAGCTGATCGACCTGGTGGACGCCCGTCCCGAGCTGGCGCAGCCGCTGCACGGCGCCCCGGCGTACATCGGTGCGGAGATCGTCTACGCGGCGACCCACGAGGGCGCCCTGCACCTGGACGACGTGATGATGCACCGCACGCGGCTCAACTACGAGCAGGCGGACAAGGGCGTCGGCGCGCTCGACCAGATCGCCGACCTGCTGGCGGCCGAGCTCGGCTGGGACGCCGCGACCCGCGAGAAGGAGATCGAGGCGTACAAGGCCCGGGCCAAGGCGGAGCACGAGGCCGCCGAGCAGCCCGACGACGCCTCGGCCGAGCGCGTCCGGCTGCAGGTGCCGGACCTGTCGCCGATGCAGCCGCTCGAGGGCGTCGCCACGCCCGGGACCGGCACCGGCTCGGTCGGCCCCGGGTCGGCCGGCACCACGGGGCACGCCTGA
- a CDS encoding MIP/aquaporin family protein, with product MNYTIGQAFISEVLGTGMLILLGGGVVANVILPRNKGFNGGWIVITFGWCIAVMAGVYVAFKSGGYLNPAVVLGVWASGAKTLAPGIDMTATNALLFIVAELLGAFIGAVLVYLAYKKHFDEDADPATKLGVFSTGPAIRSYFWNFVTEVLGTFVLVFWVLVSGKTPAQIGPLAVSLIVLGIGLSLGGPTGYAINPARDLGPRIAHFVLPIRGKGSSDWAYSWVPVFGPIVGGVLAGLTGHWFVG from the coding sequence GTGAACTACACGATCGGGCAAGCCTTCATCTCGGAGGTGCTCGGCACCGGAATGCTGATCCTTCTCGGTGGCGGCGTGGTTGCCAATGTGATCTTGCCCAGGAACAAGGGTTTCAACGGCGGGTGGATCGTCATCACCTTCGGATGGTGCATCGCCGTCATGGCCGGCGTGTACGTCGCCTTCAAGTCGGGCGGCTACCTGAACCCCGCCGTGGTGCTGGGCGTCTGGGCCTCGGGCGCCAAGACGCTGGCCCCCGGCATCGACATGACGGCGACGAACGCTCTGCTGTTCATCGTCGCCGAGCTGCTCGGCGCCTTCATCGGTGCCGTGCTGGTGTACCTCGCCTACAAGAAGCACTTCGACGAGGACGCCGACCCGGCCACCAAGCTGGGCGTCTTCTCCACCGGCCCGGCGATCCGCTCCTACTTCTGGAACTTCGTCACCGAGGTCCTGGGCACCTTCGTGCTGGTGTTCTGGGTGCTGGTGTCCGGCAAGACGCCGGCCCAGATCGGCCCGCTCGCCGTGTCGCTCATCGTGCTCGGCATCGGCCTCTCCCTCGGTGGCCCCACCGGGTACGCCATCAACCCCGCCCGTGACCTCGGCCCGCGCATCGCGCACTTCGTGCTCCCGATCCGCGGCAAGGGCTCCAGCGACTGGGCGTACTCCTGGGTGCCGGTCTTCGGCCCCATCGTCGGCGGCGTGCTCGCCGGCCTGACCGGTCACTGGTTCGTCGGCTGA
- the glpK gene encoding glycerol kinase GlpK — MADKYVMAIDQGTTSTRAMIFDHAGTVVSVGQKEHEQIFPKPGWVEHNPKEIWDNTREVVGQALGKASLNYDDLAAVGITNQRETTVVWDRETGEPVYNAIVWQDTRTQKIADDLGALGGGADRYKARVGLPLATYFSGPKIRWILDNVEGAREKAEAGKLAFGNTDSWVLWNMTGGVDGGIHVTDPTNASRTMLMNLDTLTWNEEIAGEMGIPLSMLPQIRSSSEVYGHGRKGGLVPGVPISGILGDQQAATFGQACFEVGNAKNTYGTGNFMLLNTGTSPIPSKNGLLTTVCYKIGEQPTVYALEGSIAVTGSLIQWLRDNLGFIQSAPEVEQLAETVEDNGGAYFVPAFSGLFAPYWRGDARGVLVGLTRYVTKGHIARAALEATAFQTREVLDAMNADSGVDLTELKVDGGMVANEALMQFQADILGVPVIRPKVAETTALGAAYAAGIAVGFWNGEQDVIDNWAEDKRWTPSMDDAERDRQYRLWKKAVTKSFDWVDEDVR; from the coding sequence ATGGCTGACAAGTACGTGATGGCGATCGACCAGGGCACCACGAGCACCCGCGCGATGATCTTCGACCACGCGGGAACGGTGGTCTCGGTCGGCCAGAAGGAGCACGAGCAGATCTTCCCGAAGCCGGGCTGGGTGGAGCACAACCCGAAGGAGATCTGGGACAACACGCGTGAGGTGGTCGGCCAGGCACTCGGCAAGGCGAGCCTGAACTACGACGACCTCGCCGCGGTCGGCATCACCAACCAGCGCGAGACCACCGTGGTGTGGGACCGCGAGACCGGCGAGCCCGTCTACAACGCGATCGTCTGGCAGGACACCCGCACGCAGAAGATCGCCGACGACCTCGGCGCCCTCGGCGGCGGTGCGGACCGGTACAAGGCCCGCGTCGGTCTGCCTCTGGCCACCTACTTCTCGGGCCCGAAGATCCGCTGGATCCTCGACAACGTCGAGGGTGCCCGGGAGAAGGCCGAGGCCGGCAAGCTCGCGTTCGGCAACACCGACTCGTGGGTGCTGTGGAACATGACCGGCGGGGTCGACGGCGGCATCCACGTCACCGACCCGACCAACGCCTCGCGCACCATGCTGATGAACCTCGACACGCTGACGTGGAACGAGGAGATCGCCGGCGAGATGGGCATCCCGCTGTCGATGCTTCCCCAGATCCGCAGCTCGTCCGAGGTGTACGGGCACGGTCGCAAGGGCGGTCTTGTCCCGGGCGTGCCGATCTCCGGCATCCTCGGCGACCAGCAGGCGGCGACGTTCGGCCAGGCGTGCTTCGAGGTCGGTAACGCGAAGAACACGTACGGCACCGGCAACTTCATGCTGCTGAACACCGGCACGTCGCCCATCCCGTCCAAGAACGGCCTGCTGACGACGGTCTGCTACAAGATCGGCGAGCAGCCGACGGTCTACGCGCTCGAGGGCTCGATCGCCGTCACCGGATCGCTGATCCAGTGGCTGCGGGACAACCTCGGGTTCATCCAGAGCGCGCCCGAGGTCGAGCAGCTGGCCGAGACGGTCGAGGACAACGGTGGGGCGTACTTCGTCCCGGCGTTCTCGGGCCTGTTCGCGCCGTACTGGCGTGGCGACGCCCGCGGCGTCCTCGTCGGCCTGACGCGGTACGTCACCAAGGGCCACATCGCGCGGGCCGCCCTGGAGGCCACCGCCTTCCAGACCCGCGAGGTGCTCGACGCGATGAACGCCGACTCCGGCGTGGACCTGACCGAGCTGAAGGTCGACGGCGGCATGGTGGCCAACGAGGCCCTCATGCAGTTCCAGGCCGACATCCTCGGCGTGCCCGTGATCCGGCCGAAGGTGGCCGAGACCACGGCGCTCGGCGCGGCCTACGCGGCCGGCATCGCCGTCGGGTTCTGGAACGGCGAGCAGGACGTCATCGACAACTGGGCCGAGGACAAGCGCTGGACGCCGTCGATGGACGACGCCGAGCGTGACCGCCAGTACCGGTTGTGGAAGAAGGCCGTCACCAAGTCCTTCGACTGGGTGGACGAGGACGTGCGCTGA
- a CDS encoding aldo/keto reductase: MTTTVQVGHSDLAVLPLALGGNVFGWTADEATSLDVLDAFVDAGGSMVDTADGYSHWVPGHTGGESEAIIGRWLAHRGRRDDVVVATKVSRHPQFLGLAPDTIRGAVHASLQRLGTDHIDLYYAHFDDPSVPLADSLGALSALVDEGLVRYLGISNYTPDRIDEWLAVTEREHLHRPVALQPEYNLVERGFEDGLQARAETYGLGVFPYYALASGFLTGKYRADGSPSGPRAGRAAQYLEGRGAAVLPVLDEVAAAHGVSDATVALAWLRRRPTVVAPIASARSLDQLPDLLASTTLELAADEVAALDAASR; encoded by the coding sequence GTGACGACGACAGTGCAGGTGGGCCACTCGGACCTCGCGGTCCTTCCGCTGGCTCTGGGGGGCAACGTGTTCGGGTGGACGGCCGACGAGGCGACGAGCCTCGACGTGCTCGACGCGTTCGTCGACGCGGGCGGGTCGATGGTGGACACCGCCGACGGGTACTCCCACTGGGTGCCGGGGCACACCGGCGGCGAGAGCGAGGCGATCATCGGCCGGTGGCTGGCTCACCGCGGCCGGCGGGACGACGTGGTGGTGGCGACGAAGGTCTCGCGGCACCCGCAGTTCCTCGGCCTGGCACCGGACACGATCCGCGGGGCGGTGCACGCCTCGCTGCAGCGGCTGGGCACCGACCACATCGACCTGTACTACGCGCACTTCGACGACCCGTCCGTGCCGCTGGCCGACTCCCTCGGGGCGCTGTCCGCCCTGGTGGACGAGGGGCTGGTGCGCTACCTCGGCATCTCGAACTACACCCCCGACCGCATCGACGAGTGGCTGGCCGTCACCGAGCGGGAGCACCTGCACCGGCCGGTCGCGCTGCAGCCGGAGTACAACCTCGTCGAGCGCGGGTTCGAGGACGGGCTGCAGGCCCGTGCCGAGACGTACGGCCTGGGCGTGTTCCCGTACTACGCGCTGGCCTCCGGGTTCCTCACCGGCAAGTACCGCGCCGACGGCTCGCCGAGCGGTCCGCGGGCCGGCCGGGCGGCGCAGTACCTCGAGGGCCGAGGTGCCGCGGTGCTCCCCGTGCTGGACGAGGTCGCGGCGGCGCACGGCGTCTCCGACGCGACCGTGGCGCTGGCGTGGCTGCGCCGGCGGCCGACGGTCGTGGCGCCCATCGCGAGCGCCCGGAGCCTCGACCAGCTGCCCGACCTGCTCGCCTCCACCACCCTCGAGCTGGCGGCCGACGAGGTCGCCGCGCTGGACGCCGCCTCGCGCTGA
- a CDS encoding exodeoxyribonuclease III codes for MRLATWNVNSIRARVDRVLAYLERTGVDVLAMQETKVKDESFPREGFEALGYEVVTSGFSQWNGVAIASKVGVTDVEHGFPGQPTWGDPGAVEARAVGATCGGVRVWSLYVPNGRDVGDPHFTYKLEWLDALREAAGGWLQADPAARIAMVGDWNIAPLDTDVWDIGFFAGRTHVTPAEREAFEAIAAAGYTEVSRQHVPAEHTYTYWDYQQLRFPRNEGMRIDLTYASPALAAEVTDVVIERNERKGKAPSDHVPVVLTIAD; via the coding sequence ATGCGCCTGGCCACCTGGAACGTCAACTCGATCCGTGCCCGCGTGGACCGGGTGCTCGCCTACCTCGAACGCACCGGCGTCGACGTGCTGGCGATGCAGGAGACCAAGGTGAAGGACGAGTCGTTCCCACGGGAGGGCTTCGAGGCCCTCGGGTACGAGGTGGTCACCAGCGGGTTCAGCCAGTGGAACGGCGTCGCGATCGCGTCGAAGGTCGGCGTGACCGACGTGGAGCACGGTTTCCCCGGCCAGCCGACGTGGGGCGACCCCGGGGCCGTCGAGGCGCGAGCCGTGGGCGCCACCTGCGGCGGGGTGCGCGTGTGGAGCCTGTACGTGCCCAACGGTCGCGACGTGGGCGACCCGCACTTCACGTACAAGCTCGAGTGGCTGGACGCCCTGCGGGAGGCCGCCGGCGGGTGGCTGCAGGCCGACCCCGCGGCCCGGATCGCCATGGTGGGCGACTGGAACATCGCCCCCCTGGACACCGACGTCTGGGACATCGGCTTCTTCGCCGGCCGGACGCACGTCACGCCGGCCGAGCGGGAGGCGTTCGAGGCGATCGCGGCTGCCGGGTACACCGAGGTGTCCCGCCAGCACGTCCCCGCCGAGCACACCTACACGTACTGGGACTACCAGCAGCTGCGGTTCCCCCGGAACGAGGGCATGCGCATCGACCTGACGTACGCCTCACCGGCCCTCGCGGCGGAGGTCACAGACGTGGTCATCGAGCGGAACGAGCGCAAGGGCAAGGCGCCGTCCGACCACGTACCGGTGGTGCTGACGATCGCCGACTGA
- a CDS encoding DUF4190 domain-containing protein: MSQDPGAPGSSAQQPDPYAAPIPQPEGGGSAPAPMYAQPNPYGDAPVSGQAQPGHQPTYGQEPYGAAQPYGPAPVYGQQPVYGQQPVYGQQPVYGPPGQVPTYGPYGYPTGQPYAPAGGWDTPKTDPMSIAALVVALSGFLVGLTFPVGLGLGIAGMVRTKRRQLQGRGLAIAAVVVGAVGTLLIIGFIVLIAVLGSSGRFDDSASSSSRTSSGPVHSGSAAGTTLPEYRLVQGLTPGECLQGDASSWSLADAVPVACTAPHNLEVVSVYTLAERPVNSTDEPGAELDKALSTCEDDVLAANSALLGADDWSDVWPPHPDQWDAGERSAYCLWGTDSTVTGSATQGFGAQSSNL, from the coding sequence ATGAGTCAGGACCCGGGCGCCCCAGGCAGCTCTGCGCAGCAGCCCGACCCGTACGCCGCACCGATCCCGCAGCCCGAGGGTGGTGGCAGCGCCCCGGCCCCGATGTACGCGCAGCCGAACCCCTACGGCGACGCACCGGTGTCGGGGCAGGCGCAGCCGGGGCATCAGCCGACGTACGGGCAGGAGCCGTACGGAGCGGCGCAGCCGTACGGACCGGCGCCGGTCTACGGGCAGCAGCCGGTCTACGGGCAGCAGCCGGTCTACGGGCAGCAGCCGGTCTACGGGCCACCGGGGCAGGTGCCGACGTACGGTCCGTACGGCTACCCCACGGGGCAGCCGTACGCCCCGGCGGGTGGCTGGGACACCCCCAAGACGGACCCGATGTCCATCGCGGCACTCGTCGTCGCGCTCAGCGGGTTCCTGGTCGGCCTCACGTTCCCGGTCGGCCTCGGGCTCGGCATCGCCGGCATGGTGCGCACCAAGCGCCGCCAGCTCCAGGGGCGTGGCCTCGCCATCGCCGCCGTGGTGGTCGGGGCCGTCGGGACGCTGCTGATCATCGGGTTCATCGTGCTGATCGCCGTGCTGGGGAGCAGCGGCAGGTTCGACGACTCGGCGTCGTCCTCGTCCCGGACGTCGTCGGGACCGGTGCACAGCGGCTCCGCGGCCGGCACCACGCTGCCGGAGTACCGACTGGTGCAGGGGCTGACGCCGGGTGAGTGCCTGCAGGGCGACGCCAGCTCCTGGTCGCTGGCCGACGCCGTCCCGGTCGCCTGCACCGCCCCGCACAACCTCGAGGTGGTGTCGGTGTACACGCTGGCCGAGCGGCCGGTGAACAGCACCGACGAGCCCGGTGCCGAGCTGGACAAGGCCCTGTCGACCTGCGAGGACGACGTGCTGGCCGCGAACTCCGCGCTGCTCGGCGCGGACGACTGGTCGGACGTCTGGCCGCCGCACCCGGACCAGTGGGACGCCGGCGAGAGGTCCGCCTACTGCCTGTGGGGCACGGACTCGACCGTCACAGGCTCGGCCACGCAGGGCTTCGGGGCGCAGAGCTCCAACCTCTGA